The Brachionichthys hirsutus isolate HB-005 chromosome 11, CSIRO-AGI_Bhir_v1, whole genome shotgun sequence genome includes a window with the following:
- the zbtb16b gene encoding zinc finger and BTB domain-containing protein 16-A isoform X1 encodes MGVLQLYNPTHPSTLLQRANQLRLTGTLCDVIITVDGQEFPAHRTVLACTSKMFEILFHRSSLRYALDFLSPKTFQQILEYAYTASLQATAEDLDDLLYAAEILEIEYLEEQCLKVLETIQAEQSEEAAVRNHGSGEHDDHGRVRHWRHMLMSKKHSIQDGPNRTTPTALHHLALYHVTDRSSPGPEAEAPPELSPELGTEVDIESSQQPQRRSKLSQSPAIKSERMQVDDADGCEGRSSSAGEGSCMSDQPRDEGPGTPLRGSVITSARELHPGPEDGGQVVGGSLDCFPGMSEKHLASVYSVGPNHTGEGALPAPVSGAPSLGVPLDPRAYGGLLHQGLLHRELFSRLGQFAAGMRHEGHVQAQQCCGECGLQLHSRQAMEQHRRLHTEEKGHGCEYCGKHFQDSMRLRMHMLSHSGMCRRREASAVERTPSPSVASQADSLLTVQRLITGHAPAEALVCDQCGATFSSEDALEAHRQTHTGTDMAVFCLLCAKRFQTQKALQQHMEVHAGMHSYICSHCERPFPSHTTLKRHLRSHTGDHPFECEFCGSCFRDDGTLRGHKRIHTGEKPYECNGCGKRFSLKHQLETHYRVHTGEKPFECKLCHQRSRDYSAMIKHLRTHNGASPYQCTICQDFCPSLAAMQKHMKGHKPEDVPADWRIEKTYLYVCYV; translated from the exons ATGGGCGTGCTCCAGCTCTACAATCCGACTCACCCCAGCACGCTTCTGCAGCGGGCCAATCAGCTGCGTCTGACGGGCACcttgtgtgatgtcatcatcacgGTGGACGGCCAGGAGTTCCCTGCGCACCGCACGGTCCTGGCCTGCACAAGTAAAATGTTTGAGATTTTGTTCCACCGCAGCAGCTTGCGCTACGCCCTGGACTTCCTGTCCCCCAAGACCTTCCAGCAGATCCTGGAGTACGCGTACACCGCCTCGCTCCAGGCCACGGCCGAGGACCTGGACGACCTGCTGTACGCCGCTGAGATCCTGGAGATCGAGTACCTGGAGGAGCAGTGCCTGAAGGTGCTGGAGACCATCCAAGCGGAGCAGAGCGAGGAGGCGGCGGTGAGGAATCACGGCTCTGGAGAGCACGATGACCACGGCCGGGTCAGGCACTGGAGACACATGTTGATGTCCAAGAAGCATTCCATACAGGACGGACCCAACCGCACGACTCCCACGGCTCTGCACCACCTGGCTCTGTACCACGTGACGGATCGGAGCTCCCCCGGGCCGGAGGCCGAGGCTCCTCCTGAATTAAGTCCCGAACTGGGAACGGAGGTCGACATCGAAAGTTCCCAGCAGCCTCAGCGCCGCAGTAAGCTATCCCAGTCCCCTGCCATAAAATCCGAGCGCATGCAGGTGGATGATGCTGACGGCTGTGAAGGTCGGTCCTCCAGCGCTGGGGAGGGCAGCTGCATGTCAGACCAACCCAGAGATGAGGGTCCGGGGACGCCCCTGAGAGGCAGCGTGATCACCAGCGCTCGAGAGCTGCACCCGGGTCCTGAAGACGGAGGGCAAGTGGTCGGGGGCTCTCTCGACTGTTTCCCAGGAATGTCCGAGAAGCATCTGGCCTCGGTGTACTCCGTGGGCCCCAACCACACAGGGGAGGGGGCGCTGCCAGCGCCCGTCTCAGGCGCCCCGTCCCTGGGCGTCCCACTGGACCCGAGGGCCTACGGCGGCCTGCTGCACCAAGGCCTGCTGCACCGGGAGCTCTTCAGCAGGCTGGGCCAGTTTGCAGCAGGGATGAGGCACGAGGGCCACGTTCAGGCCCAGCAGTGCTGCGGCGAGTGTGGGCTCCAGCTGCACAGCCGGCAGGCCATGGAGCAGCACAG GAGGCTCCACACTGAGGAGAAGGGCCACGGCTGTGAATACTGTGGAAAGCACTTCCAGGACAGCATGCGGCTGAGGATGCACATGCTGTCTCACTCAG GGATGTGCCGTAGGCGGGAAGCGTCTGCTGTAGAGAGAACACCCAGTCCTTCTGTGGCCTCTCAGGCAGACAGTCTGCTCACTGTTCAGAGACTGATAACGGGGCATG CTCCTGCAGAGGCGCTGGTGTGCGATCAGTGCGGTGCGACATTCTCCTCAGAGGATGCTCTGGAagctcacagacagacacacacag GGACTGACATGGCGGTGTTCTGTCTGCTGTGTGCAAAGCGCTTCCAGACCCAGAAGGCCCTGCAGCAACACATGGAGGTCCATGCAGGCATGCACAGCTACATCTGTAGCCACTGTGAACGCCCCTTCCCCAGCCACACGACCCTCAAAAGACACTTGCGCTCGCACACGG GTGATCACCCGTTCGAGTGTGAGTTCTGCGGAAGCTGTTTCAGAGATGACGGAACGTTGAGGGGCCACAAACGCATTCACACGGGAGAAAAGCCTTACGAGTGCAACGGCTGCGGGAAGAGGTTCAGCCTCAAGCACCAGCTAGAAACGCACTACCGCGTACATACGG GGGAGAAGCCATTTGAGTGTAAGCTGTGTCATCAGCGGTCCAGAGACTACTCGGCTATGATCAAACACCTGCGCACCCACAACGGCGCATCTCCATACCAGTGCACCATCTGCCAGGACTTCTGCCCGAGCCTGGCCGCCATGCAGAAGCACATGAAAGGCCACAAACCAGAGGACGTGCCGGCCGACTGGAGGATAGAAAAGACTTACCTGTACGTCTGTTACGTCTGA
- the zbtb16b gene encoding zinc finger and BTB domain-containing protein 16-A isoform X2: protein MGVLQLYNPTHPSTLLQRANQLRLTGTLCDVIITVDGQEFPAHRTVLACTSKMFEILFHRSSLRYALDFLSPKTFQQILEYAYTASLQATAEDLDDLLYAAEILEIEYLEEQCLKVLETIQAEQSEEAAVRNHGSGEHDDHGRVRHWRHMLMSKKHSIQDGPNRTTPTALHHLALYHVTDRSSPGPEAEAPPELSPELGTEVDIESSQQPQRRSKLSQSPAIKSERMQVDDADGCEGRSSSAGEGSCMSDQPRDEGPGTPLRGSVITSARELHPGPEDGGQVVGGSLDCFPGMSEKHLASVYSVGPNHTGEGALPAPVSGAPSLGVPLDPRAYGGLLHQGLLHRELFSRLGQFAAGMRHEGHVQAQQCCGECGLQLHSRQAMEQHRRLHTEEKGHGCEYCGKHFQDSMRLRMHMLSHSAPAEALVCDQCGATFSSEDALEAHRQTHTGTDMAVFCLLCAKRFQTQKALQQHMEVHAGMHSYICSHCERPFPSHTTLKRHLRSHTGDHPFECEFCGSCFRDDGTLRGHKRIHTGEKPYECNGCGKRFSLKHQLETHYRVHTGEKPFECKLCHQRSRDYSAMIKHLRTHNGASPYQCTICQDFCPSLAAMQKHMKGHKPEDVPADWRIEKTYLYVCYV from the exons ATGGGCGTGCTCCAGCTCTACAATCCGACTCACCCCAGCACGCTTCTGCAGCGGGCCAATCAGCTGCGTCTGACGGGCACcttgtgtgatgtcatcatcacgGTGGACGGCCAGGAGTTCCCTGCGCACCGCACGGTCCTGGCCTGCACAAGTAAAATGTTTGAGATTTTGTTCCACCGCAGCAGCTTGCGCTACGCCCTGGACTTCCTGTCCCCCAAGACCTTCCAGCAGATCCTGGAGTACGCGTACACCGCCTCGCTCCAGGCCACGGCCGAGGACCTGGACGACCTGCTGTACGCCGCTGAGATCCTGGAGATCGAGTACCTGGAGGAGCAGTGCCTGAAGGTGCTGGAGACCATCCAAGCGGAGCAGAGCGAGGAGGCGGCGGTGAGGAATCACGGCTCTGGAGAGCACGATGACCACGGCCGGGTCAGGCACTGGAGACACATGTTGATGTCCAAGAAGCATTCCATACAGGACGGACCCAACCGCACGACTCCCACGGCTCTGCACCACCTGGCTCTGTACCACGTGACGGATCGGAGCTCCCCCGGGCCGGAGGCCGAGGCTCCTCCTGAATTAAGTCCCGAACTGGGAACGGAGGTCGACATCGAAAGTTCCCAGCAGCCTCAGCGCCGCAGTAAGCTATCCCAGTCCCCTGCCATAAAATCCGAGCGCATGCAGGTGGATGATGCTGACGGCTGTGAAGGTCGGTCCTCCAGCGCTGGGGAGGGCAGCTGCATGTCAGACCAACCCAGAGATGAGGGTCCGGGGACGCCCCTGAGAGGCAGCGTGATCACCAGCGCTCGAGAGCTGCACCCGGGTCCTGAAGACGGAGGGCAAGTGGTCGGGGGCTCTCTCGACTGTTTCCCAGGAATGTCCGAGAAGCATCTGGCCTCGGTGTACTCCGTGGGCCCCAACCACACAGGGGAGGGGGCGCTGCCAGCGCCCGTCTCAGGCGCCCCGTCCCTGGGCGTCCCACTGGACCCGAGGGCCTACGGCGGCCTGCTGCACCAAGGCCTGCTGCACCGGGAGCTCTTCAGCAGGCTGGGCCAGTTTGCAGCAGGGATGAGGCACGAGGGCCACGTTCAGGCCCAGCAGTGCTGCGGCGAGTGTGGGCTCCAGCTGCACAGCCGGCAGGCCATGGAGCAGCACAG GAGGCTCCACACTGAGGAGAAGGGCCACGGCTGTGAATACTGTGGAAAGCACTTCCAGGACAGCATGCGGCTGAGGATGCACATGCTGTCTCACTCAG CTCCTGCAGAGGCGCTGGTGTGCGATCAGTGCGGTGCGACATTCTCCTCAGAGGATGCTCTGGAagctcacagacagacacacacag GGACTGACATGGCGGTGTTCTGTCTGCTGTGTGCAAAGCGCTTCCAGACCCAGAAGGCCCTGCAGCAACACATGGAGGTCCATGCAGGCATGCACAGCTACATCTGTAGCCACTGTGAACGCCCCTTCCCCAGCCACACGACCCTCAAAAGACACTTGCGCTCGCACACGG GTGATCACCCGTTCGAGTGTGAGTTCTGCGGAAGCTGTTTCAGAGATGACGGAACGTTGAGGGGCCACAAACGCATTCACACGGGAGAAAAGCCTTACGAGTGCAACGGCTGCGGGAAGAGGTTCAGCCTCAAGCACCAGCTAGAAACGCACTACCGCGTACATACGG GGGAGAAGCCATTTGAGTGTAAGCTGTGTCATCAGCGGTCCAGAGACTACTCGGCTATGATCAAACACCTGCGCACCCACAACGGCGCATCTCCATACCAGTGCACCATCTGCCAGGACTTCTGCCCGAGCCTGGCCGCCATGCAGAAGCACATGAAAGGCCACAAACCAGAGGACGTGCCGGCCGACTGGAGGATAGAAAAGACTTACCTGTACGTCTGTTACGTCTGA